The Candidatus Sulfotelmatobacter sp. genomic sequence CACCGAGCACTACGACGACAAGGTCGGCGAATTCGGGTACGTCCACTCGTACGAGTCCGGCTCGCGGGTGGACGGGCCCGGCATCCGCATGACGCTCTTCACGTCGGGGTGCCTGCTCCGGTGCCAGTACTGCCACAACCCCGACACCTGGCACATGAAGGACGGCCGCAAGGTGAGCACAGCTCACGTGATCGAGCGGCTCCGCGATTTCGCGCCGGCATTGCGGGCCATGGACGGGGGGCTGACGATCTCGGGCGGGGAGCCGCTGGTGCAGATCGCATTCACCCGCCGGGTGTACGCCGCGGCCAAGGCGCTCGGGGTGCATACCGCGCTCGACACCTCGGGCTATCTCGGCGCGCGCGCGGACGACGATTATCTCGCCGACGTCGATCTCGTCCTGCTCGACATCAAGTCCTGGGATCCCGCCACCTACCTTCGGGTGACGGGCCGCGAGCTGGCGCCCACGCTGCGGTTTGCGGAGCGCCTCGCCGCGATGGGGAAGGCGGTGTGGCTGCGCTACGTGCTCGTGCCCGGTCTCACCGACGAGCCGGCCAACATCGACGGCGTCGCGCGCTTCGTCGCCCCGATGCGCAACGTCGAATGGGTCGAGGTGCTGCCGTTCCACCAGCTCGGCGCGTTCAAGTGGAAGGCGCTCGGCATCGAGTACAAGCTCGCCGCCACGCCGCCGTGCCCGCCCGAGCTCCTCGAATCGGCCATCGCCCGGTTCCGCCGGGCGGGGTGCAACGCCCGCTGAGTACCGGCTCCAACCACCACTGATCAGAGCAAGAGGTCGCTATGGAAATCGCTCGGACGTTCCTGGAGTCCCAGCCGCTGGTGGCGCTCGCTTTCGCGATCGGAGCCGGCTATCTGCTGGGGCAGGTCTCGATAAGGGGGTTCGCCCTCGGTGCTGGCGCCGTGCTCTTCACCGGGCTCGCGATCGGCGCGATCGCGCCCAAGGCGTCGCTGCCCGGCGTGGTCGGCACCATCGGCCTCCTGATGTTCCTCTACGGCGTCGGGATCCAGTACGGCCGGCAGTTCTTCGCCGGTCTCGCGGGGCCAGGGCTCGTCTGGAACGCTCTCGCGCTCGCGGGCGTGCTCGGATCCATGGCGGTGGCGCTGGGCGCGGCGCAGCTGCTCGGCCTGTCGGTCCCGACCGCAGTCGGCCTCTTCGCCGGCTCCGGCACGTCGACGGCCGCCCTCCACGCCGCGCTTGTGGCGGCGGGCAGCCAGGAACCCGCGGTGGGCTACAGCGTCGCCTATCCGTTCGGGGTAGTCGGACCGATCCTGGCGATCTACCTCCTGACCGCCTTTCTCAAGCCGAAGCTCGCTCCGCCGCCGCCCGCCCTGCGTTACGGCGAGGTGACCGTGGACCAGCCCGCGGCGATCGGTCAGCGGATCGACGCGATCGAGCGGCTGCTGCCGGCGGGCGTGCAGATGATCGGACTGCGGCGCGGCCTCCATAACCTGCTGCCTGCGCCGAGCATGGTGCTCGCCGGCAACGATGCGCTGTTCCTGGTCGGCCAGCCCGACGCACTTGCCAAAGCGACCGGAATGCTGGGCCACGATCAGCCGCGACAGGTGATCGGCGACCGCAGCGACTTCGACGTGGTGCGGGTGTACGTCTCGAAGCCGGGCCTGCTCGGGCGCAGCATCGCCGAGCTCCCGATGCCGGACTTTCCGGCGCGCATTTCGCACGTCCGCCGCGGCGACGTGGAGCTGCTCGCCGCCCCCGACCTGGTGATCGAGTCGGGCGACCGGCTGGTCGTGATCGCGCCGAGCGACAAGATCGCCGCGGTGCGCGCGCACTTCGGGGACTCGATCCGCGCCACCGCCGAGTTCTCCTACGTGTCAGCGGGCCTCGGGATGATGCTCGGACTGCTGCTGGGGTGCATCCCGATCCCGTTGCCGGGCCTCGGCCGATTCACGCTCGGAGTGGCGTGCGGGCCCCTGATCATGGCGCTCGTCCTGGGTTGGCTTGGCCGCACCGGTCCGATCAGCTGGCGCATGCCGGCCCCCGCAAACCTCGTGCTGCGCAACTTCGGCCTGACGCTGTTCCTGGCGGTGGTGGCGATCGGTGCCGGCAAGCCGTTCGTCGATACCGTGGCGCGCGAAGGGATCCCGATCCTCCTTGCCGGCGCGGCGGTGCTGCTGACCAACGTGCTCCTGATCATGCTGATCGGGTTCTACGTGCTGAAGATTCCCTTCGACTCGCTCGTCGGCGTCATGTCCGGGGCGACGGGCAACCCGGCGATCCCCGCCTACGGTTCGCGGCTGCTGCAATCCGATCGCGTGGACGTGGGCTACGCCACCATCTTCCCGTCGATGACGATCGTCAAGGTGCTCGCCGCCCAGGTCGTCGTAATGCTGCTCGCCGGCACTGCGGGTTGATCGCATGTCCGTAATGACGACGGCAAAGATTCCTCTCAACGGAGTTGAAAGCATCATGAATACCCAAGCGACACACGAGAAATACAAACGCCTACTCGACGTCGCGAAGACGCTGCAGACGGTCGTTACGGCCGTCGCGCACCCGTGCGACGAGAGCTCGCTCTCCGGTGCCGTCGACGCCGCGCAGCTCGGTCTGATCAAACCGATCCTGGTCGGACCGAAGGGGAAGATCGAAGCGGTCGCCAAGCAGTTCAAGCTCGACATCGCGGGCTACGAGCTCGTCGACGCGCCGCACAGCCACGCCGCGGCGGCGAAAGCCGTCGAGCTGGTGCGCGCGGGCAAGGCGGAGGCGCTGATGAAGGGCAGCCTCCACACCGACGAGCTGATGGCCGAGGTGGTGAAGAAGGACACCGGCCTGCGCACGGCGCGGCGCATCAGCCACTGCTTCGTGCTGGACGTCCCCGGCCATGCCGATGCGCTGATCATCTCGGATGCCGCGGTGAACATCGCGCCCACGCTCGAGGACAAGGTCGACATCGTGCAGAACGCGATCGACCTCGCACGTGCGCTGCGCGCGCCGGAGGTGCGGGTCGCGATCCTGTCGGCAATGGAGACGGTAAACCCGAAGGTGCCCTCGACCATCGAGGCGGCGGCGCTCTGCAAGATGGCCGACCGCGGCCAGATCACCGGCGGCATCCTCGACGGCCCGCTCGCCCTCGACAACGCGATCAGCCCCGAAGCGGCCGAGATCAAGAAGATCGTCTCTCCGGTCGCGGGCCGGGCGAACGTGCTCATCGTCCCCGACCTCGAGGCGGGCAACATGCTCGCAAAGAGCCTGTCGTTCCTCGCCGGGGCGGACGCTGCCGGCATCGTCCTCGGCGCGAAGGTGCCGGTGATCCTCACCAGCCGCGCCGACACGGTGGTGGCGCGGCTCGCATCGTGCGCGGTCGCGGTGTTCGTGGCCCAGGCGCGCCGCGAAAACGCGGCCAAGGCAATCGCATGACCGACGCGATCCTCGTCCTCAACGCCGGCTCGTCGAGCATAAAGTTTTCGCTATTCGCCGAAAGCGGCGCGGCGCTCGCGCTCGTCGCCAGCGGTCAGATCGAAGGCATTTACACCGCGCCGCACTTC encodes the following:
- a CDS encoding TrkA C-terminal domain-containing protein, producing the protein MEIARTFLESQPLVALAFAIGAGYLLGQVSIRGFALGAGAVLFTGLAIGAIAPKASLPGVVGTIGLLMFLYGVGIQYGRQFFAGLAGPGLVWNALALAGVLGSMAVALGAAQLLGLSVPTAVGLFAGSGTSTAALHAALVAAGSQEPAVGYSVAYPFGVVGPILAIYLLTAFLKPKLAPPPPALRYGEVTVDQPAAIGQRIDAIERLLPAGVQMIGLRRGLHNLLPAPSMVLAGNDALFLVGQPDALAKATGMLGHDQPRQVIGDRSDFDVVRVYVSKPGLLGRSIAELPMPDFPARISHVRRGDVELLAAPDLVIESGDRLVVIAPSDKIAAVRAHFGDSIRATAEFSYVSAGLGMMLGLLLGCIPIPLPGLGRFTLGVACGPLIMALVLGWLGRTGPISWRMPAPANLVLRNFGLTLFLAVVAIGAGKPFVDTVAREGIPILLAGAAVLLTNVLLIMLIGFYVLKIPFDSLVGVMSGATGNPAIPAYGSRLLQSDRVDVGYATIFPSMTIVKVLAAQVVVMLLAGTAG
- a CDS encoding phosphate acetyltransferase translates to MNTQATHEKYKRLLDVAKTLQTVVTAVAHPCDESSLSGAVDAAQLGLIKPILVGPKGKIEAVAKQFKLDIAGYELVDAPHSHAAAAKAVELVRAGKAEALMKGSLHTDELMAEVVKKDTGLRTARRISHCFVLDVPGHADALIISDAAVNIAPTLEDKVDIVQNAIDLARALRAPEVRVAILSAMETVNPKVPSTIEAAALCKMADRGQITGGILDGPLALDNAISPEAAEIKKIVSPVAGRANVLIVPDLEAGNMLAKSLSFLAGADAAGIVLGAKVPVILTSRADTVVARLASCAVAVFVAQARRENAAKAIA
- the pflA gene encoding pyruvate formate-lyase-activating protein, with amino-acid sequence TEHYDDKVGEFGYVHSYESGSRVDGPGIRMTLFTSGCLLRCQYCHNPDTWHMKDGRKVSTAHVIERLRDFAPALRAMDGGLTISGGEPLVQIAFTRRVYAAAKALGVHTALDTSGYLGARADDDYLADVDLVLLDIKSWDPATYLRVTGRELAPTLRFAERLAAMGKAVWLRYVLVPGLTDEPANIDGVARFVAPMRNVEWVEVLPFHQLGAFKWKALGIEYKLAATPPCPPELLESAIARFRRAGCNAR